In Oncorhynchus nerka isolate Pitt River linkage group LG21, Oner_Uvic_2.0, whole genome shotgun sequence, the following are encoded in one genomic region:
- the LOC115103734 gene encoding protein FAM83B-like, whose protein sequence is MESKLSCLLSFKEDMIPVEYIQPHYKESYRLAIYALVSGGTDAYQEYLKAEQLSDFLSEEEVIFILDNAELPIPEDEDYEAGKRKSEENVIAPSTYFPTESDEEVPDLDLGWPEVTNENVETNISLLFHPPRHNTPTIKETIRKQIQDARQVIAIAMDVFTDVDILTEIVNATTRGVMVYILLDDFQFKSFLNMAKSAGVQIQELKNLRVRTVKGQQYMCRSGAKFHGSLEQRFLLVDCKTVLYGTYSFMWSFEKINLSMVLVVTGQLVGSYDEEFRRLFARSTLPTTLSQERDSQKEPATSTYDPYSGRHFGSRLSLDQIHMRSHGRQLGLMSSTGQQKDDRYNNGQMVKRGLSFQDRLNQSHCTDMVKLVRGHSYAGELPRRGNSTTHLRNVRDEAGGAHGAPERGRCSEDLLLPGRMNHYTQKRYGIDQQHLLPYSSENSLNRWKIDSYLNNSDATLGEPVDNLHLPDSTQNPNTSSRMRTSVLFNSRLAEQSETPNYMSEHSVTSPQGSLWMLSPQGSLRVTSPQGSLGGLSNFQTQLTPARLRESQTRLEEIRRKRLSLHEYEEPGSNLRPGQSQDSLQLSIFSTLERTKGRSSERGLDKRHSAAELAGSSEHSSIQGPSSRREELNPGGQQEEENRVEDQKCKLTNFSDAQKSVSQYDITTKTERNPLDDWQEPLSRTMSAAQLGIQLKEPFLKPSNFRPVGLNVESSKALTSLIGIPEEKEGPTRKSHGSADQLANSSDLVLSADKEETCQSANPLKPRTSVESIMNIVHANVSVEKMVEKTSHKEEGAELQRQNSFRSTIQRIGSVRSKHSVQADISAEQRTISDPPGKPSAVRLTTSPKGHSPSPSRSSHIAADTETEKEQLYNSPSPAGKSSSPGLTTSWVRRSFRKKCVPDQDSLSSTNTVESQASIHSDTGRKRAYSRFESFVSFDNKPSDKPTTATTNRYDSDKHGSLFVRHPPVSSMHRYQTETTPNENKLGRFIQRVGNLISKK, encoded by the exons ATGGAATCCAAGCTCTCCTGTCTGTTGTCCTTCAAAGAAGACATGATTCCAGTGGAATACATCCAGCCACACTACAAGGAGTCCTACCGGCTTGCCATCTACGCTCTGGTCAGTGGGGGTACAGATGCCTACCAGGAGTACCTCAAAGCCGAACAACTCAGTGACTTTCTCTCTGAAGAGGAGGTCATCTTCATTTTGGACAATGCAGAGTTGCCAATCCCGGAGGATGAGGATTACGAAGCAGGGAAACGTAAAAGTGAAGAAAATGTCATAGCTCCCTCGACTTACTTCCCCACTGAGTCAGATGAGGAGGTTCCTGACCTTGACCTCGGCTGGCCAGAGGTCACCAATGAGAACGTGGAGACAAACATCAGCCTGCTTTTCCACCCTCCCAGACACAACACACCGACCATCAAAGAGACGATACGTAAACAAATCCAAGACGCAAGACAG GTTATTGCTATAGCGATGGATGTCTTCACTGACGTTGATATTTTGACGGAGATTGTCAATGCGACTACGAGGGGAGTGATGGTCTACATACTTCTTGATGACTTCCAATTCAAAAGCTTTCTGAATATGGCTAAGAGCGCAGGTGTCCAAATCCAAGAGCTCAAG AACCTGCGAGTTCGGACAGTGAAAGGACAGCAGTACATGTGTCGATCTGGAGCAAAGTTCCATGGATCTTTGGAGCAGAGGTTTCTTTTGGTGGACTGCAAAACAGTGTTGTACGGCACATACAG CTTCATGTGGTCCTTTGAGAAGATCAACCTCAGCATGGTCCTGGTGGTCACAGGGCAGCTGGTGGGCTCCTACGACGAGGAGTTCAGACGTCTGTTCGCCCGATCCACtcttcccaccactctctctcaggaGAGAGACTCCCAGAAAGAGCCGGCTACGTCCACATACGACCCTTATTCTGGTCGGCACTTCGGGAGCAGACTCTCGCTTGACCAGATTCACATGCGATCCCATGGGAGACAGCTTGGCTTGATGAGCTCTACCGGTCAACAGAAGGACGATCGATACAACAATGGACAGATGGTCAAAAGAGGACTGAGCTTTCAGGACAGACTGAATCAATCGCACTGCACAGATATGGTGAAACTTGTGAGGGGACACAGCTACGCCGGAGAGCTGCCGCGGAGAGGGAATTCCACAACTCACTTGAGGAATGTAAGAGATGAAGCTGGCGGCGCTCACGGTGCCCCTGAGAGAGGCAGATGCAGCGAGGATCTACTGTTACCAGGCAGGATGAATCATTACACGCAGAAGAGGTACGGCATTGACCAACAGCATCTACTCCCTTACAGCAGTGAGAACTCTCTTAACAGGTGGAAAATCGACTCGTACCTCAATAACAGTGATGCGACCCTAGGGGAGCCAGTTGATAATCTGCATCTGCCTGACAGCACTCAGAACCCAAACACATCATCCCGGATGAGAACATCAGTCCTCTTCAACAGCCGTCTGGCAGAGCAGTCTGAAACTCCTAACTATATGTCTGAGCACTCTGTGACATCTCCACAAGGCAGTCTATGGATGCTATCTCCACAGGGCAGTCTAAGAGTGACATCTCCACAGGGCAGTCTAGGTGGCCTAAGCAACTTCCAAACCCAACTGACCCCTGCTAGATTGAGGGAGAGTCAGACGAGACTGGAAGAGATCAGACGGAAAAGGCTCAGTTTACATGAGTATGAGGAACCTGGCAGCAACTTAAGGCCAGGGCAGAGCCAGGATTCTCTCCAGCTGTCTATTTTCTCTACTCTGGAAAGAACTAAAGGAAGGTCGTCAGAGAGAGGCCTGGATAAAAGGCACAGTGCGGCAGAGCTTGCAGGCAGCTCAGAACACAGTTCTATTCAAGGACCTTCCAGCCGCAGAGAGGAACTCAACCCAGGAGGTCAACAGGaagaggaaaacagagttgaaGACCAAAAATGTAAACTAACCAACTTTAGTGATGCGCAAAAGTCTGTCTCACAATACGATATCACGACCAAGACAGAGAGGAATCCTCTTGATGACTGGCAAGAGCCTCTCTCCAGGACGATGTCGGCAGCCCAACTGGGAATACAACTAAAGGAACCTTTTCTCAAGCCCTCCAACTTCAGACCAGTTGGACTTAATGTGGAGAGCTCTAAAGCACTAACATCTTTGATTGGAATACCAGAGGAGAAGGAGGGCCCCACCAGGAAGAGTCATGGCTCCGCTGACCAGCTGGCCAACAGCTCTGACTTGGTGCTCTCCGCAGACAAAGAGGAAACATGCCAAAGTGCGAATCCATTGAAACCCAGAACTTCAGTGGAATCAATAATGAATATAGTGCATGCCAATGTTTCAGTGGAGAAAATGGTGGAGAAAACGTCACACAAAGAAGAAGGAGCAGAACTCCAAAGGCAGAATTCATTCAGATCCACAATTCAAAGGATAGGTTCAGTAAGATCAAAGCATTCAGTGCAGGCTGACATTTCCGCAGAGCAGAGAACCATCTCAGATCCTCCTGGAAAACCGTCAGCTGTGCGACTTACTACATCACCCAAAGGTCATTCTCCAAGCCCGTCCAGGTCATCACACATTGCGGCTGACACTGAAACCGAAAAGGAACAACTATATAATTCTCCCAGCCCAGCAGGTAAATCCTCATCTCCTGGGTTAACGACTAGCTGGGTTAGAAGGAGCTTTAGAAAGAAATGTGTACCGGACCAGGACTCCCTGAGCTCCACAAACACTGTGGAGAGTCAAGCATCAATTCATTCAGACACCGGGCGGAAACGAGCGTATAGCCGGTTTGAGAGTTTTGTTTCATTTGACAACAAGCCTTCTGATAAACCGACAACAGCTACTACGAACCGATATGACTCCGACAAACACGGGAGTTTGTTTGTGAGACATCCCCCTGTTAGTTCCATGCACCGCTATCAGACTGAAACAACTCCCAATGAAAATAAGCTTGGTCGATTCATACAACGGGTGGGGAATCTCATCAGCAAGAAGTGA
- the LOC115103735 gene encoding lengsin-like: MSMKGIHDSEDLVLEEGSSKLRDQVDGSGMSLGKKKGVKVSGKHVAPVDWDRGGPSIVHHSDYVSSPRPSENNPTIISISPSTHSHRPSGSPERDRPRQDEGPPSRVEWSREGCTYSQRASNSEVGVSRQTMDELKSILKDSSMLGARGKEEGRRPGSPAPYTYLHGTNLHGSNRGDGRLESQSSFTTFKPNSDASRRVSTRSRDSSSLQLGSGMDSSDVTGANRQSGVRSSTFENSSANCGETWNSQTDNSKDNMDKSGTQSFLAMEHIKQQIVRENINFVRFEATDLHGVSRSKTVPVRFFHEKAMYGVPMPRSYLELTLSPKSCEVDHANNPANFSSDVLLIPDLSTFKVLPWAEQTARVICDPCMITGSPLRTAPRLIAKQLMGQLQSMGFSLYSSFTYECCVLGAPDRVGPKTILFPATTLASNHDLPFFQQLVNGMYCMGADVDSLASAMVPGQMEINLRPEFGIAAADTAFTFRTGIKEMARKHSYIASFFTDDSLYNAGVLSHSLWDANGRRSLFHTGDHGGGELSEIGRKWLAGLLSHSAALSCLLSPGLSCRSHIAKKVKDPKHNVLYATYGYNDNSSAFNVKCHGGREMHIDNKLGSAMANPYVVLAATVAAGLDGIKRNLAAETGLTRASTHTQLGKQQFSIPVKLEDALVALSEDHVIRGALGEPFVQYFIALKQFEIETEELDAERNKCLEYFI, from the exons ATGAGTATGAAAGGAATACATGACTCAGAGGATCTCGTTCTCGAG GAGGGCTCAAGTAAGCTCAGAGACCAGGTAGATGGCAGTGGAATGAGCCTGGGCAAGAAAAAGGGAGTGAAGGTGAGTGGGAAACACGTGGCCCCAGTGGACTGGGACAGAGGGGGGCCGTCCATAGTCCACCACTCCGACTACGTGAGCAGCCCCAGACCCTCAGAAAACAACCCCACCATCATCTCTATCAGCCCCTCTACCCACTCCCACAGGCCCTCTGGTTCTCCAGAGAGGGACCGGCCCAGGCAGGATGAGGGCCCTCCCTCCAGGGTGGAGTGGTCCAGAGAGGGTTGCACCTACAGCCAAAGGGCGTCCAACAGCGAGGTGGGGGTCTCCCGACAGACCATGGATGAGTTGAAGAGTATCCTGAAGGATAGTTCCATGCTTGGTGCccgggggaaggaggaggggaggcgtCCTGGAAGCCCAGCCCCTTACACCTACCTGCATGGGACCAACCTGCATGGGTCCAACAGAGGAGATGGACGTCTGGAGTCCCAGTCCTCCTTCACCACTTTCAAGCCCAACTCTGATGCTTCCAGGAGGGTGTCCACCAGGTCCAGGGACAGCAGCTCCCTCCAGCTTGGCTCCGGGATGGACTCGTCAGATGTGACTGGAGCAAACAGGCAATCCGGAGTTCGGTCGTCCACGTTCGAGAACAGTAGTGCCAACTGTGGAGAGACCTGGAACTCACAAACAG ATAACAGTAAAGACAACATGGATAAGTCTGGGACTCAGAGCTTCTTAGCCATGGAGCACATCAAGCAGCAGATTGTCCGGGAGAATATCAACTTTGTCCGCTTCGAGGCCACGGATCTCCATGGGGTGTCCAGGTCTAAGACAGTGCCAGTCCGCTTCTTTCAT GAGAAAGCAATGTACGGGGTGCCGATGCCAAGAAGCTACCTAGAGCTGACCCTGAGCCCTAAGAGCTGTGAGGTGGACCACGCCAACAACCCTGCCAACTTCAGCAGCGACGTGCTGCTTATCCCAGACCTGTCGACCTTCAAGGTGCTGCCCTGGGCTGAGCAGACGGCCCGGGTCATCTGTGACCCCTGCATGATAACCGGCAGCCCCCTGCGCACCGCACCCCGCCTCATTGCCAAGCAGCTGATGGGGCAGCTCCAGAGCATGGGTTTCTCCCTGTACTCCTCCTTCACCTACGAGTGCTGTGTCCTGGGAGCACCCGACAGGGTGGGTCCCAAGACCATTCTGTTCCCCGCCACCACCCTGGCCAGCAACCACGACCTGCCCTTCTTCCAGCAGCTGGTGAATGGGATGTACTGCATGGGGGCCGACGTGGACAGTTTGGCCTCAGCCATGGTGCCCGGCCAGATGGAGATCAACCTGAGGCCGGAGTTTGGCATCGCGGCCGCCGACACCGCCTTCACGTTCCGTACCGGCATCAAAGAGATGGCGAGGAAACACAGCTACATCGCCAGCTTCTTCACCGACGACAGCCTGTACAATGCCGGGGTGCTTTCCCACTCTCTCTGGGACGCCAACGGCCGCCGTAGTCTCTTCCACACCGGGGACCATGGCGGAGGGGAGCTGTCGGAGATTGGCAGGAAGTGGCTTGCGGGGCTCCTGAGCCACTCGGCCGCCCTGAGCTGCCTGCTCTCCCCTGGGCTGAGCTGCCGCAGCCACATCGCCAAGAAGGTTAAAGACCCCAAGCACAACGTGCTCTACGCCACCTACGGCTACAACGACAACAGCAGCGCCTTCAATGTAAAATGCCATGGCGGGCGGGAGATGCATATCGACAACAAGCTGGGCTCGGCCATGGCTAACCCATACGTGGTGCTGGCGGCCACCGTGGCGGCAGGACTGGACGGTATCAAACGCAACCTGGCTGCTGAGACGGGTCTGACCAGGGCCTCCACCCACACCCAGCTGGGGAAACAGCAGTTTTCCATCCCTGTGAAGCTGGAAGACGCTCTGGTGGCTTTGAGCGAAGACCATGTGATTCGCGGAGCGCTGGGAGAACCATTTGTGCAGTATTTTATTGCTCTGAAGCAATTTGAGATTGAGACTGAAGAATTGGATGCAGAGAGGAACAAATGTCTGGAATATTTCATATAG